In the Candidatus Electrothrix rattekaaiensis genome, one interval contains:
- a CDS encoding peptidoglycan DD-metalloendopeptidase family protein: MGEDVGAGEQNKVKIHIGELQHDIKVQLAKIQQKNEAEYEILDQLDAINRKFTRQKEKATLLQRRSAEQKKLLQGLKEKIDQAEEERKSLQGHMLKRLRSFYMMGRLGMLNVTFSKKELPELMLFSDSFDNLVTYDKNVVVQYRNAMNELEQAMLSRELEKSLLEELVHQSEEEQQILFVLRAEQEQLLDAIKQEKSVYQLAVDEMRKAEQELHNDLMRLRIEEKLDTEQGLLLGKGRLASPVTGTVLYRFGDSIQSGLRKGDTTKGITVAIEPGTSVHAVYRGKVVFADYKRGYGNAVIIDHGGNYFTITARLDEIFIHKGDRVEQDQEIGTSGDIATLYDPGVYFEIRHGNTPLDPLEWLQIDKSSENKF; this comes from the coding sequence TTGGGAGAGGATGTCGGGGCAGGCGAGCAGAATAAGGTCAAGATCCATATTGGGGAATTACAACATGATATCAAGGTCCAGCTTGCTAAAATTCAGCAGAAAAATGAGGCCGAGTACGAGATTCTTGACCAACTGGATGCAATAAATCGTAAGTTTACTCGGCAGAAGGAAAAAGCAACGCTTTTGCAACGACGATCAGCTGAACAAAAAAAGCTGTTACAGGGGCTAAAGGAGAAGATTGATCAGGCGGAAGAGGAGCGAAAGAGTCTTCAGGGGCATATGCTCAAGAGGCTCCGTTCCTTTTATATGATGGGGAGGCTCGGTATGCTCAATGTGACCTTTTCCAAGAAGGAGCTTCCTGAGCTTATGCTTTTTTCTGATTCATTTGATAATCTGGTTACGTATGATAAAAATGTTGTCGTGCAATACCGAAATGCCATGAATGAACTGGAGCAGGCAATGCTCTCGCGTGAGCTGGAAAAATCATTACTTGAAGAGTTGGTTCATCAGTCTGAAGAGGAGCAGCAGATCCTCTTTGTCCTGCGTGCCGAGCAGGAGCAGTTGTTGGATGCGATAAAGCAGGAGAAAAGCGTGTATCAGTTAGCTGTTGATGAGATGCGTAAGGCTGAGCAGGAGTTACATAATGATCTGATGAGGCTTAGGATTGAGGAGAAGCTTGATACAGAGCAGGGGCTCCTCTTAGGGAAAGGACGATTGGCTTCCCCTGTCACCGGTACCGTGCTCTATCGTTTTGGAGACAGCATTCAAAGTGGTTTGAGGAAGGGGGATACCACGAAAGGTATAACCGTTGCCATTGAACCGGGAACCTCGGTTCATGCCGTGTACAGGGGCAAGGTCGTTTTTGCCGATTATAAACGCGGATACGGTAATGCTGTCATTATTGATCACGGGGGAAACTACTTCACCATTACAGCCCGTCTTGATGAAATTTTTATCCATAAGGGAGATAGGGTTGAGCAGGACCAAGAGATCGGTACCAGTGGCGATATTGCAACGCTGTATGATCCTGGCGTGTACTTTGAAATTCGGCACGGGAACACGCCGTTGGATCCTTTGGAATGGCTTCAGATAGATAAAAGTTCGGAAAATAAATTTTAG
- a CDS encoding S41 family peptidase, whose amino-acid sequence MKRKFLQLILLLLCVISAYPVYSETEKGRKEAETYKHLETFANVLDLLQKHYVDKVDSKDVLIGAVNGMLNSLDPHSSYMSPEDFKELQEDTRGSFSGIGIEVTVRDGVLTVVSPIVGTPAFKQGVKAGDQIVGINNTSTQGMTLPDAVKILRGNKGEKVAITIRRAGLNELLDMVFVRDIIPHHSVIAQKFGNGFHCIQITSFQATTTRDFKKALRKAAQDGVIQGLVLDLRNNPGGLLDQAVQVADVLLESGVIVTTRGREKENDMHFEARRGKIRYTFPAVVLVNGGSASASEIVAGALQDHKRALILGTRTFGKGSVQTVVPLPSGAGVRLTTARYYTPSGRSIQATGIVPDMIIPYEDKEITGQGSTPNTRVREEDLPHHFKNSGYKNVDEQEQKKKKKIQPENLAMNEVSARLAEDNQLHAALFILKNIAGTL is encoded by the coding sequence ATGAAAAGAAAATTTTTACAGCTCATTCTGCTTTTGCTTTGCGTCATTTCGGCTTATCCGGTGTATTCCGAAACCGAGAAGGGGCGGAAGGAGGCGGAGACCTATAAGCATCTTGAGACCTTTGCCAATGTGCTTGATCTCTTGCAAAAACATTATGTGGACAAGGTGGACAGCAAAGATGTCCTGATCGGGGCTGTTAACGGCATGCTGAACTCGCTTGATCCTCATTCCTCCTATATGTCGCCGGAGGATTTTAAGGAGCTTCAGGAAGACACCAGAGGGAGCTTCAGTGGAATAGGGATTGAGGTGACGGTTCGTGATGGGGTACTGACCGTGGTTTCGCCGATTGTCGGTACTCCCGCTTTTAAACAGGGCGTCAAGGCGGGTGACCAGATTGTCGGGATCAATAATACCTCCACCCAGGGTATGACCTTGCCGGATGCGGTGAAGATACTGCGTGGAAATAAAGGGGAAAAAGTTGCGATCACCATCAGGCGTGCCGGTCTGAATGAGCTGCTGGATATGGTGTTTGTCCGCGATATTATTCCGCACCACTCCGTGATTGCGCAAAAATTCGGCAACGGCTTCCATTGTATTCAGATTACAAGTTTTCAGGCCACCACCACCCGCGATTTTAAGAAGGCGTTGCGCAAGGCGGCACAGGACGGGGTGATTCAGGGGCTTGTTCTTGATCTGCGCAATAATCCCGGAGGATTGCTTGATCAGGCTGTACAGGTTGCTGATGTTCTGCTTGAAAGCGGAGTTATTGTGACCACAAGAGGGCGCGAAAAAGAAAATGATATGCATTTTGAGGCGCGGCGTGGGAAAATCCGATATACTTTTCCGGCGGTTGTGCTGGTGAATGGAGGCTCCGCCAGTGCTTCTGAAATTGTTGCTGGTGCCTTGCAGGATCATAAAAGGGCTTTGATTCTAGGGACAAGAACCTTTGGTAAAGGGTCTGTACAGACAGTTGTCCCTTTGCCCAGCGGAGCAGGTGTCCGACTGACCACTGCTCGTTATTATACTCCGAGCGGAAGATCTATCCAAGCAACAGGAATTGTACCTGATATGATTATTCCTTATGAGGACAAAGAGATAACAGGGCAGGGGAGCACTCCTAATACTCGCGTACGAGAGGAAGATCTGCCGCATCATTTTAAAAATAGCGGCTACAAAAACGTTGATGAGCAGGAGCAAAAAAAGAAGAAAAAGATTCAGCCGGAAAATCTTGCCATGAATGAAGTTTCTGCCCGGTTAGCAGAAGATAATCAACTGCATGCTGCTCTATTTATTCTGAAAAATATAGCTGGAACGTTATAG
- the rimP gene encoding ribosome maturation factor RimP, whose protein sequence is MGTDRVIRIVENFATPLLDEMGLELVEVQFRQESGWMLRLFIDRNEGVNVDDCASVSRQVATYLEVEDIIRHAYTLEVSSPGIERPLKCLKDFVRFSGKKVRVKLSEPVDDQRVFCGILTGVDEEKNNITLAVDGSDAKQMVIDLRAVARARLSL, encoded by the coding sequence GTGGGAACGGATCGAGTAATCAGAATAGTGGAGAATTTTGCTACCCCTCTTCTTGACGAGATGGGGTTGGAACTGGTGGAAGTGCAGTTCAGGCAGGAATCCGGCTGGATGCTGCGACTGTTCATTGACCGGAACGAAGGGGTGAATGTTGACGACTGTGCCTCTGTCAGTAGGCAGGTGGCGACGTATCTGGAAGTCGAAGATATTATACGGCATGCGTATACCCTTGAGGTTTCATCGCCTGGAATAGAACGTCCGTTGAAGTGTTTAAAGGATTTTGTTCGTTTTTCTGGGAAGAAGGTCAGGGTTAAGCTCAGTGAACCTGTTGATGATCAACGTGTTTTTTGTGGGATTTTAACAGGTGTGGATGAAGAAAAGAACAATATAACGTTGGCGGTGGACGGCTCCGACGCGAAACAGATGGTGATCGACCTGAGAGCTGTTGCACGAGCACGTCTGAGCCTCTAA
- the nusA gene encoding transcription termination factor NusA: MALLYAAAKVEGGEEMMSGGENLKRILDQICRDKGIDRTLMVDAIEEAVRSAVRKKFGGRRDIEVQFNEELGEIEAFQYRTVVDDVWDEDTEIHIDDARTLDPDIELEDDLGEKMENIAELGRIAAQSAKQVIIHRLRDAEREVVFEMFRDREGSIVNGIVQRFERGKMIINLGRTDAVLPREGQIPKRSFKQGDRIRAYLQEVRQESRDSQLILSRTCNDFLIKLFELEVPEIAEQIVKIMGAAREPGFRAKIAVTSTESDVDPVGACVGMKGARVQNVVQELQGERIDIVPWSPDPAKYVYNALAPAEVSMVIVDEEQHSLLVVVPDDQLSLAIGRQGQNVRLASRLLSWRIDVKSEQRYENLSKPGYKSLLAIDGVDEAKADKLVAADIHSAREFAEANIESIMRFVGVSEDQAAVLKLQAADIPVVEVASPMEEAERLFSTPVEQKKETSDDASDDELGNRIIDDESAPQQAVNDEDNDEEVMPGNTVEQDDMTGNASDQPADEQEVLPSHDSSTQESTLFDTVDGNRLS, encoded by the coding sequence ATGGCCTTACTATATGCTGCGGCAAAGGTCGAAGGTGGAGAAGAAATGATGTCTGGTGGAGAAAATTTAAAGCGTATACTTGATCAGATTTGTCGAGACAAGGGCATTGATCGTACATTGATGGTGGATGCCATTGAGGAAGCTGTGCGGTCCGCAGTGCGAAAAAAGTTCGGCGGTCGACGTGATATAGAGGTGCAGTTCAACGAGGAACTCGGTGAAATTGAGGCTTTTCAGTATCGAACAGTGGTTGACGATGTTTGGGACGAGGATACTGAAATTCATATTGACGACGCAAGAACGCTTGACCCGGATATCGAACTTGAGGATGATCTTGGTGAAAAGATGGAGAATATTGCCGAGCTCGGTCGTATTGCAGCGCAGTCGGCTAAGCAGGTTATTATTCATCGCCTCAGGGATGCGGAAAGAGAAGTAGTTTTTGAGATGTTCCGAGATCGGGAAGGCTCTATAGTCAATGGTATTGTTCAGCGCTTTGAACGTGGGAAGATGATCATAAATCTTGGTCGAACAGATGCTGTGTTGCCGCGTGAAGGGCAGATCCCGAAACGATCTTTTAAACAGGGAGATCGGATTCGAGCCTATCTTCAGGAGGTTCGCCAGGAATCCCGTGATTCCCAGTTGATCCTGAGTCGAACCTGTAATGATTTTTTGATTAAGCTGTTTGAGCTCGAAGTACCCGAGATTGCCGAGCAGATTGTTAAAATTATGGGTGCTGCCCGCGAACCAGGCTTTCGTGCAAAAATTGCCGTTACCTCAACAGAATCCGATGTAGATCCAGTGGGTGCCTGTGTGGGTATGAAAGGTGCAAGGGTCCAGAATGTGGTACAGGAGCTTCAGGGCGAACGCATTGATATTGTGCCTTGGAGTCCGGACCCGGCGAAATACGTTTATAATGCCTTGGCCCCAGCCGAAGTCAGCATGGTGATCGTTGATGAAGAGCAGCATTCCTTACTGGTCGTTGTTCCAGATGATCAGCTGTCACTGGCCATAGGTCGACAGGGGCAGAACGTGCGGCTCGCTTCTCGTTTGCTGAGCTGGCGCATTGATGTGAAGAGTGAACAGCGCTATGAGAATCTCAGCAAGCCGGGATACAAAAGCCTGTTAGCTATTGATGGGGTTGACGAGGCAAAGGCGGACAAGTTGGTCGCAGCTGACATACATTCAGCAAGAGAATTTGCTGAAGCTAATATTGAAAGCATTATGCGATTTGTTGGTGTTAGCGAAGATCAGGCTGCTGTTTTGAAGCTTCAGGCTGCGGATATTCCTGTAGTGGAGGTCGCTAGTCCTATGGAGGAAGCTGAACGTCTTTTTTCCACACCGGTTGAGCAGAAAAAAGAAACATCGGATGACGCATCGGATGACGAATTGGGCAACAGGATCATTGATGACGAGTCTGCGCCTCAGCAGGCTGTGAATGATGAAGACAATGACGAAGAAGTAATGCCTGGGAATACAGTCGAACAGGATGATATGACTGGAAATGCTTCCGATCAACCTGCCGATGAGCAAGAGGTTTTGCCTTCGCATGATTCGTCCACGCAGGAGTCGACCTTGTTCGATACTGTAGACGGCAACAGGCTGTCCTGA
- the infB gene encoding translation initiation factor IF-2 — MSRVRIYELAKEAGLKSKELAEKLIDMGYPVKSLSSTVDDDMAADIRRKVLGKATAEVTEKPIGMKKQKAVVQKKKNATVVRRRSKALKDEIAKKAEAKEQDGKDKVRAALKDEVPATADTVSEAERPAQQQPVKKAGEAIAEGEREGEKAATSETVAEGSSKASAQKKAPGNNEPKRAKGLAKIVGRVELNIADTEKPAPRRNTPRPSRGGRKGGQAAAAPEAQNPTPAAGRGKDRKKTKRVVEIETTQDRAKKSGKTARKGRQRVDFSGGGGEYSPSYRGRRKKDKRRKSKVSSTPVTESKAIKRRIKVFESINVGDLAKRMGIKANEVIAKLMGLGVMATLNQSLDLDTATLVAADFGYEVEQGMTEELGIEALQEEEKGGERHPRFPVVTVMGHVDHGKTSILDAIRRTDVAEGEAGGITQHIGAYHVQAPSGDITFVDTPGHAAFTEMRSRGAKVTDIVVLVVAADDGVMNQTKEAIAHAKAAEVPIVVAINKIDKDNADPARVIRELGDFGLIPEDWGGDTIFCETSAKKGIGIEELLESIQLQAEVLELTADSNRKAKGTVIEAQLHKGRGSVATVLVQEGTLRTGEYFIAGQYSGKVRSLINDRGELVDEAGPSLPVEVQGLSGVPQAGDEFLVVTDEKMAKSVSDVRQLKVRESELASVSKVSLDNLFEKMAEQEMKELRVILRSDVQGTLQAFGQAAAKLSTDVIRVRVLHEGTGAVTENDIHLASASDAIIIGFNVRPAVKVKELAEQEHVDIRTYDVIYHALEDIEKAMVGMLEPEFVERVIGTAEVRDTFSVPKIGTIAGCFIIDGKIERNAGIRVLRDSVVIFTGVIDSLRRFKDDVKEVATGYECGIGVENYNDIKIGDTLEAFLMDEVEATL, encoded by the coding sequence ATGAGCAGAGTCCGCATTTATGAACTGGCAAAAGAAGCCGGTCTCAAAAGCAAAGAGCTGGCAGAAAAATTGATAGATATGGGATATCCTGTCAAGAGCCTCAGTTCTACGGTTGACGACGATATGGCTGCCGATATTCGCCGTAAAGTGTTGGGCAAGGCAACTGCTGAAGTGACCGAAAAGCCGATAGGGATGAAAAAACAGAAAGCTGTGGTACAAAAAAAGAAAAATGCAACAGTGGTACGACGTCGTTCAAAAGCGTTGAAAGATGAGATCGCCAAAAAGGCTGAAGCGAAAGAGCAGGACGGTAAAGATAAGGTGAGAGCTGCATTGAAAGATGAGGTGCCTGCGACAGCAGATACGGTATCGGAAGCGGAGCGTCCTGCTCAACAGCAACCCGTGAAAAAAGCGGGAGAAGCTATTGCAGAAGGCGAGAGAGAAGGAGAAAAGGCAGCTACTTCAGAGACAGTAGCAGAGGGGAGCAGCAAGGCGAGTGCCCAGAAAAAAGCTCCAGGAAACAATGAGCCGAAGCGTGCCAAAGGGCTTGCAAAGATTGTTGGCCGGGTAGAGCTGAACATAGCAGATACCGAGAAGCCCGCACCGCGTCGTAATACTCCTCGACCGAGCAGAGGGGGGAGAAAGGGTGGGCAAGCCGCTGCGGCTCCCGAAGCCCAGAATCCTACGCCTGCTGCTGGACGTGGAAAAGATCGCAAGAAAACCAAGCGCGTTGTCGAAATAGAGACAACGCAGGATAGGGCTAAAAAATCGGGTAAGACCGCCCGAAAGGGACGCCAGCGGGTCGATTTTTCTGGCGGTGGCGGCGAGTATAGCCCGTCCTATAGGGGGCGAAGGAAAAAAGATAAGCGCCGTAAAAGTAAGGTTTCTTCTACGCCAGTGACAGAGAGCAAGGCTATTAAAAGGCGAATTAAGGTCTTTGAAAGCATCAATGTCGGTGATCTCGCGAAACGTATGGGCATTAAGGCCAATGAGGTCATTGCAAAGTTGATGGGACTCGGCGTGATGGCCACCCTGAATCAGTCTCTTGATCTGGATACGGCAACCTTGGTGGCAGCGGATTTCGGCTATGAGGTTGAGCAGGGTATGACGGAAGAGCTGGGGATAGAGGCTCTGCAGGAAGAAGAAAAAGGAGGAGAGAGACACCCCCGTTTTCCTGTGGTCACTGTTATGGGGCATGTTGATCACGGTAAGACCTCTATTCTGGATGCTATCCGAAGAACAGATGTTGCCGAGGGAGAAGCTGGCGGTATTACCCAGCACATCGGTGCCTATCATGTTCAAGCCCCGTCAGGAGATATTACCTTTGTTGACACACCCGGTCATGCTGCTTTTACAGAAATGCGTTCTCGTGGTGCTAAGGTTACGGATATCGTGGTGCTTGTTGTTGCGGCTGATGACGGTGTCATGAATCAGACCAAGGAAGCCATTGCCCATGCCAAGGCGGCCGAGGTGCCCATTGTCGTAGCAATTAATAAAATTGATAAAGACAATGCCGATCCGGCCCGTGTTATTCGCGAGCTGGGTGATTTCGGACTAATTCCTGAGGATTGGGGTGGGGATACGATCTTCTGCGAGACCTCAGCAAAAAAAGGAATTGGTATTGAAGAGTTACTGGAAAGTATTCAGTTGCAGGCGGAAGTTCTTGAGTTGACAGCCGACTCGAATCGGAAGGCTAAAGGAACGGTGATTGAGGCGCAATTGCATAAGGGCAGAGGCTCTGTTGCAACGGTCCTGGTGCAGGAGGGAACCCTACGCACCGGTGAGTATTTTATTGCCGGGCAATACAGCGGCAAGGTACGCTCCCTGATTAATGATCGCGGTGAACTGGTTGACGAGGCAGGTCCTTCCCTGCCTGTTGAGGTACAGGGATTGTCTGGTGTACCGCAGGCCGGTGACGAGTTCTTGGTGGTCACGGATGAGAAAATGGCGAAATCCGTTTCCGATGTCCGTCAGCTCAAGGTCCGTGAATCCGAATTGGCCTCTGTATCCAAGGTTTCACTGGATAATCTGTTTGAAAAAATGGCTGAGCAGGAGATGAAGGAATTGCGCGTTATTCTTCGTTCCGATGTTCAGGGAACGCTCCAGGCCTTTGGTCAGGCAGCGGCAAAATTATCCACCGATGTTATCCGGGTGCGGGTGCTCCATGAAGGAACCGGTGCTGTCACGGAAAATGACATTCACCTTGCTTCAGCATCTGATGCGATTATTATCGGCTTCAATGTTCGTCCTGCAGTCAAGGTCAAGGAGCTTGCTGAGCAGGAACATGTTGATATCCGCACCTATGATGTTATCTATCATGCCTTGGAAGATATTGAAAAGGCTATGGTGGGCATGCTGGAGCCGGAATTTGTCGAACGCGTCATCGGAACCGCTGAGGTCAGAGATACCTTCTCCGTGCCCAAGATCGGAACCATTGCCGGTTGTTTTATTATCGACGGCAAGATTGAACGCAATGCAGGTATTCGGGTTCTTCGTGATTCAGTGGTTATATTCACTGGAGTCATTGATTCGCTCAGGCGTTTCAAAGACGATGTCAAAGAAGTGGCCACCGGCTACGAGTGCGGAATCGGCGTGGAAAATTATAACGACATCAAAATCGGCGATACTCTTGAGGCCTTTCTCATGGATGAGGTCGAGGCAACGCTGTAA
- the rbfA gene encoding 30S ribosome-binding factor RbfA → MEFDFNLPGLGRPKSSRPERVAEAIHQELSILLQQTIRDSRLSGVCVSKVQMTPDLKRAKVYYSLLEGNSASAAQKGLERARGFFRSHIAKTMDLRHTPELVFFFDNQHKEIERLDQLFVQINQEREGKE, encoded by the coding sequence ATGGAATTTGATTTTAACCTACCCGGGCTGGGACGACCGAAAAGTTCGCGCCCCGAGAGAGTTGCTGAGGCAATTCATCAGGAACTCTCTATCTTGTTACAGCAGACAATTCGTGATTCCAGGCTGAGTGGGGTGTGTGTCTCCAAGGTGCAGATGACACCTGATTTGAAGCGGGCTAAGGTATACTACTCGCTTCTTGAAGGCAACTCTGCTTCGGCAGCCCAAAAGGGACTGGAGAGAGCGCGAGGTTTTTTTCGCTCTCATATCGCTAAAACAATGGACCTTCGTCACACTCCAGAGTTAGTGTTTTTTTTCGATAATCAGCATAAAGAAATCGAACGGCTGGATCAACTTTTTGTGCAGATCAATCAGGAAAGAGAAGGGAAAGAGTAA
- a CDS encoding bifunctional oligoribonuclease/PAP phosphatase NrnA — protein sequence MSKRAAGQAIASVKNFVLATHVRPDGDALGSSFGLAHILKMMGKEVLCYLEQPVADVYSFLTPHVPIETDFSHVLDFVRQCGDDIMGIALDCGDLGRLGENGGELNNIQPFLVIDHHQGNKGFGDLHWVEPHRSSTGEMVYDLAEELGVADKLSKEAAQCLYTAIVTDTGSFRYDSTTGHTFAVAGKLIDRGVTPATICQKLFDNASFGSLQLTQTVLATLQTFLDNQVAVIRVTREMLQQTGTTYEDAEGLINFPRSVKEVRVAVFLKEGEPGIDQISISLRAKGDCDVAKVAAQFSGGGHRNAAGCRVQGKTMDEACAMLVLALEQAFRQKENEQV from the coding sequence GTGAGCAAGAGAGCAGCTGGCCAGGCCATTGCATCTGTCAAGAACTTCGTTCTCGCTACCCATGTCAGGCCGGACGGCGACGCCCTTGGGTCTTCATTCGGTTTGGCCCATATTTTAAAGATGATGGGTAAAGAGGTGCTCTGCTATCTTGAGCAGCCTGTTGCTGACGTGTATAGTTTTTTAACCCCTCATGTTCCCATTGAAACAGATTTTTCTCATGTTTTAGACTTTGTCAGGCAATGCGGTGATGATATTATGGGCATCGCTTTGGATTGCGGTGATCTGGGACGATTAGGTGAGAACGGAGGCGAGCTGAACAATATTCAACCTTTTCTTGTGATTGATCATCATCAGGGCAATAAGGGGTTTGGGGATCTCCATTGGGTGGAGCCACATCGTTCGTCCACCGGTGAGATGGTCTATGATTTGGCTGAAGAATTGGGCGTTGCAGATAAGCTTTCTAAAGAGGCCGCGCAATGCCTCTACACCGCCATTGTTACGGACACTGGATCATTTCGTTACGATTCAACCACAGGGCATACTTTTGCCGTTGCCGGTAAATTGATTGATCGCGGAGTGACGCCCGCCACTATCTGTCAGAAGCTTTTTGATAATGCCTCCTTTGGTAGTCTGCAACTGACACAGACTGTCCTCGCTACCTTACAAACCTTTCTTGACAATCAGGTCGCTGTTATCCGTGTGACTCGGGAAATGTTACAACAGACCGGGACAACCTATGAAGATGCCGAAGGCCTGATTAATTTCCCTCGTTCTGTCAAAGAGGTCAGGGTTGCTGTTTTTTTGAAAGAGGGGGAGCCGGGAATTGATCAGATTTCGATCAGTCTGCGAGCTAAGGGAGATTGTGATGTTGCCAAGGTGGCAGCCCAATTTTCCGGAGGCGGGCATCGGAATGCGGCTGGTTGCCGGGTACAGGGGAAAACTATGGATGAGGCCTGTGCCATGCTGGTTCTGGCACTTGAGCAGGCTTTCCGGCAGAAAGAGAACGAGCAGGTATGA
- the truB gene encoding tRNA pseudouridine(55) synthase TruB: MTGKVSAVIQNGQEPVTGVLLVDKPVGQSSFAVVKKVRWLLGIKKVGHAGTLDPFASGLLVICVGRPATREIDAFMVGRKTYQAVLQLGKETETQDPEGEVTSVRPVPLLSVEEIKDVTDEFIGPQMQAPPPYSAAKHKGKPLYHYARQGITIKKEAKPIEIFSLQVDGYDPASEQLTITVTCSKGTYIRVLAADIGEKLGCGAYLTALRRTQSGCFSVDEAIDGESLFRNDCSKDSGYDVGSELLMSKMRTVEQALENV; this comes from the coding sequence ATGACAGGAAAAGTATCTGCTGTTATACAAAATGGGCAGGAGCCCGTCACAGGAGTCTTGCTTGTGGACAAGCCTGTGGGACAGAGCTCTTTTGCTGTGGTCAAGAAGGTACGCTGGTTACTGGGAATAAAAAAGGTCGGGCATGCAGGGACCTTGGATCCCTTTGCCAGCGGTTTGCTGGTTATCTGCGTGGGGCGACCTGCGACCCGTGAAATTGATGCCTTTATGGTTGGGCGGAAGACCTATCAGGCTGTGTTGCAGCTGGGCAAGGAAACTGAGACACAGGATCCTGAAGGCGAGGTTACATCGGTCAGGCCAGTGCCCTTATTGTCTGTCGAGGAAATTAAAGATGTAACCGACGAGTTTATCGGGCCGCAAATGCAGGCACCTCCACCGTACTCAGCGGCAAAGCATAAGGGCAAGCCCTTGTATCATTATGCCCGTCAAGGGATTACGATCAAGAAGGAAGCCAAACCTATCGAGATTTTTTCTTTACAGGTTGATGGCTACGATCCTGCGAGCGAACAGTTAACCATAACCGTTACGTGCAGCAAGGGGACCTATATCAGGGTGCTTGCTGCTGATATAGGTGAAAAACTCGGTTGCGGTGCTTATCTCACAGCCCTGCGCCGTACCCAGAGCGGTTGCTTTTCTGTTGATGAAGCCATTGACGGAGAGAGCTTGTTTCGTAATGATTGCAGTAAGGATTCGGGTTATGATGTTGGATCCGAGCTACTGATGAGCAAGATGCGCACGGTTGAGCAGGCTTTAGAAAACGTATAA
- the rpsO gene encoding 30S ribosomal protein S15, translating into MAQSTARKEEIIKKFATCEGDTGSPEVQVALISDRITYLTDHFKTHAKDHHSRRGLLKLVGQRRSLLKYLKKKDINRYRSLIQELGIRK; encoded by the coding sequence ATGGCACAGAGTACAGCAAGAAAAGAAGAGATTATCAAGAAGTTCGCAACCTGCGAGGGTGATACCGGTTCTCCAGAAGTACAGGTTGCTCTGATTTCTGATCGGATCACCTACCTGACTGATCATTTCAAGACCCATGCCAAGGATCATCATTCCCGTCGTGGTCTGCTGAAATTGGTTGGTCAGCGTCGCAGCCTTTTAAAATATCTCAAGAAAAAAGATATTAATCGGTATCGTTCTCTGATTCAGGAGTTGGGTATCAGGAAGTAA